One genomic window of Sphingomonas sp. C3-2 includes the following:
- a CDS encoding porin family protein: MMKSVLGAAIVATVAFASPALANDFAGPRIEAHLGYDAQRTKLTIVEGGDRDTLKDNDSGLLYGIGIGYDYAVTENQIIGLEANFDLSNVKECAELYGEDRQCIKSKRDIEIAARFGTVVAKNVLLYAKLGYANGRTNISYVDFEEILDDYSYSFDRDGIRVGAGVEAKVSSNVYAKAEYRYTDYKNWKLSDGADSVSLGLSRHQFLGAIGYRF, encoded by the coding sequence ATGATGAAATCTGTATTGGGTGCGGCAATTGTCGCCACGGTCGCGTTCGCATCGCCGGCGCTTGCCAATGATTTTGCCGGTCCGCGCATCGAGGCGCATCTGGGTTATGATGCCCAGCGCACCAAGCTCACCATCGTCGAAGGCGGTGATCGGGATACGCTGAAGGACAATGATTCCGGCCTGCTCTACGGCATTGGCATCGGCTATGACTACGCCGTCACGGAAAACCAGATCATTGGCCTCGAAGCCAATTTCGACCTTTCCAACGTCAAGGAATGCGCCGAGCTGTACGGCGAGGATCGTCAGTGCATCAAGTCGAAGCGCGATATCGAAATCGCCGCACGCTTCGGCACGGTCGTTGCCAAGAACGTCCTGCTCTACGCCAAGCTCGGCTATGCCAATGGCCGCACCAACATAAGCTATGTCGATTTCGAAGAAATCCTCGACGACTACTCGTACAGCTTCGACCGCGATGGCATCCGCGTCGGCGCCGGTGTCGAAGCCAAGGTCAGCAGCAATGTCTATGCCAAGGCCGAATATCGCTACACCGACTATAAGAACTGGAAACTGAGCGACGGCGCCGACAGCGTCAGCCTCGGCCTCAGCCGCCATCAGTTTCTGGGCGCCATCGGCTACCGCTTCTGA
- a CDS encoding DUF885 domain-containing protein: MDRRSFLATTGAATAAMLAGGAMPAFAAATGEDTRLATLLDEIFYAMMDASPEYATMLGIDTGARAGLRSKLSDYSANSRTTGLARDRAFQKRLAAIDAKQLSPAHALYRDCVDYLVTSQVEGAAQFDFGDNSYSYTPYVISQQNGAFSDIPDFLDSHHPVKDKADAEAYLVRLAGFATALDQNSERQRADAARGVFAPGFALDTTLAQLNALRGKPAAQSVLVTSVARRAKEAGLTGDYGARATEIVNKAVYPALDRQIAMLKDLRAKATDEAGVWRLPNGADYYAAAVRTSTTTNMTPEEVHKMGLEQVADISARLDAVLRAEGLTTGTVGERLNALNKDPAQLFDNDDAGRKALLDSLNGQMAHLDTLLPKVFETLPRAKVQVVRVPELIQDGAPNGYYNSPPLDNSRPGLFYINLKDTHDWPKYGLPSLTYHEASPGHHFQISLSQESKDTPRLLKLSPFGAYVEGWGLYAEQLADEMGAYDEYRIGRAGFLQSLLFRAARLVVDTGIHHKRWSREQATTYMIETTGFPRPRTQREIDRYCVAPGQACSYKVGHTMWDRVRSDAKAKLGDRFDLRAFHQILLKGAMPLTILEREVQSWVATQTA; this comes from the coding sequence ATGGATCGCAGAAGCTTTCTGGCAACCACGGGTGCGGCGACCGCCGCGATGCTGGCAGGGGGCGCGATGCCCGCCTTTGCCGCCGCGACCGGCGAGGACACGCGGCTGGCGACGCTGCTCGACGAGATATTCTATGCGATGATGGACGCATCGCCCGAATATGCGACGATGCTGGGCATCGACACCGGCGCGCGCGCGGGGCTGCGTTCGAAGCTGAGCGATTATTCGGCGAACAGCCGCACGACCGGGCTGGCGCGCGACAGGGCGTTTCAGAAGCGGCTGGCCGCGATCGACGCAAAGCAGCTGTCGCCCGCGCACGCGCTATACCGCGACTGTGTCGACTATCTTGTCACCTCGCAGGTGGAAGGCGCCGCGCAGTTCGATTTCGGCGACAACAGCTATTCCTACACGCCCTATGTGATCAGCCAGCAGAACGGCGCCTTTTCGGACATTCCCGATTTTCTCGATTCACACCACCCGGTGAAGGACAAGGCCGATGCCGAGGCCTATCTGGTACGGCTGGCGGGCTTTGCCACCGCGCTTGACCAGAATAGCGAGCGCCAGCGCGCCGATGCCGCGCGCGGCGTGTTTGCGCCGGGCTTTGCACTCGACACCACGCTGGCGCAATTGAACGCGCTGCGCGGCAAGCCGGCGGCGCAGAGCGTGCTCGTGACCTCGGTTGCACGCCGCGCCAAGGAAGCAGGCCTGACCGGCGATTACGGCGCGCGCGCGACCGAGATCGTCAACAAGGCCGTCTATCCCGCGCTCGACCGCCAGATCGCGATGTTGAAGGATCTACGCGCCAAGGCCACCGATGAAGCGGGGGTGTGGCGGCTGCCGAACGGTGCGGACTATTATGCCGCCGCGGTGCGGACATCGACAACCACCAACATGACCCCCGAAGAGGTCCACAAAATGGGCCTGGAGCAGGTGGCGGACATTAGCGCCAGGCTCGATGCGGTGCTGCGCGCCGAAGGGCTGACCACGGGCACGGTGGGCGAACGGCTGAACGCGCTGAACAAGGATCCCGCGCAGCTGTTCGACAATGACGATGCCGGGCGCAAGGCGCTGCTCGACAGCCTCAACGGCCAGATGGCGCATCTCGACACGCTGCTGCCCAAGGTGTTCGAGACGCTGCCGCGCGCCAAGGTGCAGGTGGTGCGCGTGCCCGAGCTGATTCAGGACGGCGCGCCCAATGGCTATTATAATAGCCCGCCGCTCGACAATTCGCGCCCCGGCCTGTTCTACATCAACCTGAAGGACACGCATGACTGGCCGAAATATGGCCTGCCCTCGCTGACCTATCACGAGGCATCGCCGGGCCACCATTTCCAGATCAGCCTGTCGCAGGAGAGCAAGGATACGCCCCGCCTGCTGAAGCTCAGCCCGTTCGGCGCCTATGTCGAGGGCTGGGGGCTCTATGCAGAACAGCTGGCGGACGAAATGGGCGCCTATGACGAATATCGCATCGGGCGCGCGGGTTTCCTCCAGTCGTTGCTGTTCCGCGCGGCGCGCCTCGTCGTCGACACGGGCATCCATCACAAACGCTGGAGCCGCGAACAGGCGACCACCTATATGATCGAGACGACGGGGTTCCCGCGCCCGCGCACCCAGCGCGAGATCGATCGTTACTGCGTCGCGCCGGGGCAGGCGTGCAGCTACAAGGTGGGGCACACGATGTGGGACCGCGTGCGCAGCGATGCCAAGGCGAAGCTGGGCGACCGGTTCGATCTGCGCGCCTTCCACCAGATTTTGCTGAAGGGCGCGATGCCGCTCACCATCCTCGAACGCGAGGTGCAGAGCTGGGTGGCGACGCAGACGGCGTGA
- the purT gene encoding formate-dependent phosphoribosylglycinamide formyltransferase, translated as MAYTAKLLLLGSGELGKEFVISAKRLGCQVIACDSYADAPAMQVADGCEIFSMLDADRLRAAIETHKPDYIVPEVEAIRTEVLQEVEAQGFTVVPSARAAYMTMNRDRIREVAATELGLRTSRYRYAESLEEVRAGAAHTGFPCVIKPVMSSSGKGQMTVADEAGLETAWNYAVANMRGDRRKVIVEEFVSFDYEITLLTVRTRQGVLFCPPIGHRQERGDYQESWQPTQMSDAFLADAQAMAEKVVDNLGGYGIFGIEFFVTKDEVIFSELSPRPHDTGMVTLMSQNLTEFDLHIRAILGLPITDIRLTGPTASAVVLADREAEAFTIEGVAEAMALGTSGRDVDVRVFGKPVTRPNRRMAVALAAGETTDEARRIAAEAAARVTIRYA; from the coding sequence ATGGCATATACCGCCAAGCTTCTGCTGCTCGGTTCGGGCGAACTGGGCAAGGAATTCGTGATTTCGGCAAAGCGGCTGGGATGCCAGGTCATCGCCTGCGACAGCTATGCCGATGCGCCGGCGATGCAGGTGGCCGATGGCTGCGAGATCTTCTCGATGCTGGACGCCGATCGGCTGCGCGCGGCGATCGAGACGCACAAGCCCGATTATATCGTGCCCGAGGTCGAGGCGATCCGTACCGAGGTGTTGCAGGAGGTGGAAGCACAGGGGTTCACCGTCGTTCCTTCGGCGCGAGCCGCCTATATGACGATGAACCGCGACCGTATCCGCGAAGTCGCGGCGACCGAGCTTGGGCTGCGCACCTCGCGCTATCGCTATGCCGAAAGCCTTGAGGAAGTGCGCGCGGGGGCGGCGCATACGGGCTTTCCCTGCGTGATCAAGCCGGTCATGTCGTCTTCTGGCAAGGGACAGATGACCGTGGCCGACGAGGCCGGACTTGAGACAGCATGGAACTATGCGGTTGCCAATATGCGCGGCGACCGGCGCAAGGTGATCGTCGAGGAATTTGTGTCCTTCGATTACGAGATCACGCTGCTCACCGTGCGGACGCGCCAGGGCGTGCTGTTCTGCCCGCCGATCGGCCACCGGCAGGAACGCGGCGATTATCAGGAAAGCTGGCAGCCGACGCAGATGAGCGATGCGTTTCTGGCGGATGCGCAGGCGATGGCCGAGAAGGTTGTGGATAACCTTGGCGGCTACGGCATTTTCGGGATCGAGTTTTTCGTGACCAAGGACGAGGTGATCTTTTCCGAATTGTCGCCGCGCCCGCACGATACCGGGATGGTGACGCTGATGTCGCAGAACCTGACCGAGTTCGACCTGCATATCCGCGCGATCTTGGGCCTGCCGATCACCGATATCCGGCTGACCGGCCCGACCGCATCCGCCGTGGTGCTGGCCGACCGCGAGGCCGAGGCCTTCACGATCGAGGGCGTGGCCGAGGCGATGGCGCTGGGCACGTCGGGCCGGGACGTCGATGTGCGCGTGTTCGGCAAGCCGGTAACGCGCCCCAATCGCCGAATGGCGGTGGCGCTGGCCGCTGGCGAGACGACCGACGAGGCGCGCCGCATCGCGGCAGAAGCGGCGGCGCGGGTGACGATCCGCTACGCATGA
- a CDS encoding toll/interleukin-1 receptor domain-containing protein: protein MAVGADTQADYAAFISYNHKDVAAARRLQRRLESYRLPKGLAGPDGARRLGSVFRDRDELPAAADLSEAVREGLSRSRALVVLCSPNAATSPWVDKEVRLFRELHPDRPIFAAIVDGEPEEAFPPALRNGPEPLAADLRPQGDGVRLGTLKLVAGLASVGLDRLIQRDAQRRIRRVTSITVAALIVMLGFIALSVFAWRAQREAERQRAEAEGIVEFMLTDLRQRLRSVGRLDALTVVNDRAMNYYRSQGDLARLPEDSLERRARVLHAMGEDDITRGDLKGAARKFTEAHRTTEAILVASPEDPERIFAHSQSEFWVGYAAQLNERVDDALKHYRGYLHWAHRLSQIEPGKSRSFVEMGYALSNIAAVQSELQHKNDDAIVNYQKSLYWFEQAQKIDPKSVMIRMEVAERHARISDVQLYRGDLAAARWHRTRQLELLIPLRNEDPENGDIAYDTLVATRALARIASEGGELARADQLLQDAKAQSTMLRARDPENQNWFEQHLRILMDAAELARARHREAEMARLVGQARRFIRESSPKTAADPAFRAESIKRLDAMALAGAESPGKGKDDGIW, encoded by the coding sequence ATGGCCGTGGGGGCGGACACACAGGCGGATTATGCCGCCTTTATCAGTTATAATCACAAGGATGTGGCCGCCGCCCGGCGGCTGCAGCGGCGGCTTGAATCCTATCGCCTGCCCAAGGGGCTGGCGGGGCCGGATGGCGCACGCCGGCTGGGAAGCGTGTTTCGCGACCGTGATGAGCTGCCGGCGGCGGCCGATCTGTCCGAGGCGGTGCGCGAAGGCCTGTCGCGGTCGCGCGCGCTGGTGGTGCTGTGTTCGCCCAATGCGGCGACATCGCCCTGGGTGGACAAGGAGGTACGCCTTTTCCGCGAGCTTCATCCCGATCGTCCGATATTCGCCGCGATCGTCGATGGCGAACCCGAAGAGGCGTTTCCGCCCGCGCTGCGAAACGGCCCCGAGCCGCTGGCCGCCGATCTGCGCCCGCAGGGCGACGGCGTTCGGCTGGGGACGCTCAAGCTGGTGGCGGGGCTCGCCTCGGTCGGGCTCGACCGGCTGATCCAGCGCGACGCGCAGCGCCGCATCCGGCGCGTGACGAGCATCACGGTTGCCGCGCTCATCGTCATGCTAGGCTTCATCGCATTGTCGGTTTTTGCGTGGCGGGCACAGCGCGAAGCGGAGCGCCAGCGCGCAGAGGCGGAGGGGATCGTCGAATTCATGCTGACCGATTTGCGGCAACGCTTGCGCAGTGTGGGAAGGCTGGATGCGCTGACGGTCGTCAACGACCGGGCGATGAACTATTACCGCAGCCAGGGCGATCTGGCGCGCCTGCCCGAGGACAGCCTGGAGCGGCGCGCGCGCGTGCTCCATGCGATGGGTGAGGATGATATCACGCGCGGCGACCTGAAGGGCGCGGCGCGCAAGTTCACCGAGGCGCACCGGACGACCGAGGCGATCCTGGTCGCCAGTCCCGAAGACCCCGAGCGGATCTTCGCGCATTCGCAGAGCGAATTCTGGGTGGGCTATGCGGCGCAACTCAACGAGCGTGTCGACGACGCGCTGAAACATTATCGCGGCTATCTGCACTGGGCGCACCGGTTGTCCCAGATCGAGCCGGGCAAATCGCGCAGCTTCGTCGAGATGGGCTATGCGCTGAGCAATATCGCGGCGGTGCAGAGCGAACTGCAGCACAAGAATGACGATGCCATCGTCAATTATCAGAAGTCGCTTTACTGGTTCGAGCAGGCGCAGAAGATCGACCCAAAATCGGTGATGATCCGGATGGAAGTGGCCGAGCGCCATGCGCGGATTTCCGATGTCCAGCTGTACCGCGGCGACCTTGCCGCGGCGCGCTGGCACCGGACGCGCCAGCTGGAACTTTTGATACCTTTGCGTAACGAAGACCCCGAGAACGGCGATATCGCCTATGATACGCTTGTGGCGACACGGGCCTTGGCCCGGATCGCTTCCGAAGGGGGGGAACTGGCCAGAGCGGACCAGTTGCTGCAGGATGCCAAGGCGCAGTCGACCATGTTGCGCGCGCGCGATCCGGAGAACCAGAATTGGTTCGAGCAACATCTGCGCATCCTGATGGATGCGGCCGAACTGGCGCGTGCGCGCCACCGCGAGGCTGAAATGGCCAGGTTGGTGGGGCAGGCGCGGCGTTTTATCCGGGAATCGAGCCCCAAAACGGCTGCAGATCCCGCCTTTCGTGCTGAATCGATCAAGCGGCTCGACGCGATGGCCTTGGCCGGAGCGGAAAGCCCCGGGAAAGGAAAAGACGATGGCATTTGGTGA
- a CDS encoding TRAFs-binding domain-containing protein, whose amino-acid sequence MIRSQLNSITRLARAGALEQAWAQFHAAGFGPDADNPDVLTVYGRLLKDRAARESGAARTALLNDAIAAYARASALSRATYPLINAATLAFLTGRRDEATALAQQTLSLLDSEDCAPDTPYWLDATRAEALLLLGRESEADAILGQAIRHHPVAWEDHASTLRQFGLIAEEAGRSAAWIDRFRPPPTLHFDGIMGVAADDRNARQAISERIDVIKPGTVIGALAAGADILVAEAATACGGQLHAALPCPPELFCEASVAPFGGDWVSRFERLMDEAVSVTVLGDWEPLSNAAVQVAREAAMGLTIREGRRLQTFSSALRVWARGEESAQAGTDQWSAQGLPLHRILVDRSDSRKMALPGSGPAAALLCLPNALASAMPDAGVAVPQGKEAGGAVRRFATLAEAVDAAERLKALAPDARLGLDYRALPDGLPTTQSFDQVQALASANLSGSVALSEAAALALMLHRAEANVQPMGTMRARLGELSIYGLFVDPPSGDQIGE is encoded by the coding sequence ATGATCAGATCGCAGCTCAACAGCATTACGCGACTGGCGCGGGCCGGAGCATTGGAGCAGGCATGGGCGCAGTTCCATGCCGCGGGGTTTGGCCCCGATGCGGACAATCCCGATGTGCTGACGGTGTATGGCCGTTTGCTCAAGGACCGCGCGGCGCGCGAAAGCGGCGCCGCGCGGACGGCGCTGCTCAATGACGCGATTGCCGCCTATGCGCGCGCCTCGGCGCTGTCGCGCGCGACCTATCCGCTGATCAACGCCGCGACATTGGCCTTTCTGACGGGACGCCGCGACGAGGCGACGGCGCTGGCGCAGCAAACCCTGTCGCTGCTCGACAGCGAGGATTGCGCCCCCGACACCCCCTATTGGCTCGACGCCACCCGCGCCGAGGCGTTGCTGCTGCTGGGCCGCGAGAGCGAAGCCGACGCGATATTGGGGCAGGCCATCCGCCACCACCCCGTCGCATGGGAGGACCATGCCTCGACGCTGCGCCAATTCGGGCTGATCGCTGAGGAAGCGGGGCGTTCGGCGGCGTGGATCGATCGGTTCCGGCCGCCGCCGACATTGCATTTCGACGGCATAATGGGCGTGGCCGCAGATGATAGGAATGCGCGACAGGCGATTTCCGAACGGATCGACGTAATCAAGCCCGGCACGGTGATCGGGGCGCTTGCGGCGGGGGCGGATATTCTGGTGGCGGAGGCCGCGACCGCGTGCGGCGGGCAGTTGCACGCCGCGCTGCCATGCCCGCCGGAATTATTCTGCGAGGCATCGGTCGCGCCCTTTGGCGGGGATTGGGTGTCGCGTTTCGAACGGCTGATGGACGAGGCGGTTTCCGTAACCGTGTTGGGCGATTGGGAGCCGTTGAGCAATGCAGCGGTGCAGGTGGCGCGCGAGGCGGCGATGGGGCTGACGATCCGCGAAGGGCGCCGGTTGCAGACCTTTTCAAGCGCATTGCGGGTGTGGGCGCGCGGCGAGGAAAGCGCGCAGGCCGGGACCGATCAATGGAGCGCGCAAGGGCTGCCGCTCCACCGTATATTGGTCGACCGCAGCGACAGCCGCAAGATGGCGCTGCCCGGCAGCGGGCCTGCGGCGGCGCTGCTCTGCCTGCCCAATGCGCTGGCCAGTGCAATGCCCGATGCGGGCGTGGCGGTGCCGCAAGGCAAGGAAGCGGGCGGTGCGGTGCGCCGCTTTGCGACGCTGGCCGAGGCCGTCGACGCGGCCGAGCGGCTGAAGGCGCTGGCCCCCGATGCGCGGCTGGGCCTTGATTACCGCGCCTTGCCCGATGGTCTGCCGACAACGCAGAGCTTTGATCAGGTGCAGGCACTGGCTTCGGCGAATTTGTCCGGATCGGTGGCGCTGAGCGAGGCGGCGGCGCTGGCGCTGATGCTCCACCGGGCGGAGGCGAATGTGCAGCCAATGGGGACGATGCGTGCGCG